In Penicillium psychrofluorescens genome assembly, chromosome: 5, a single window of DNA contains:
- a CDS encoding uncharacterized protein (ID:PFLUO_007560-T1.cds;~source:funannotate), giving the protein MSGQNGHDASVEASSLLSAAKVGALSGTAGLLYGGVAGVIRSPNPVVHSISCGIHWFAGGSSFWWLRSNFIKLHFKDEPSPTERAYVSALSGGIAGGGVTRLMGGRLMPGAIIFSLLGYCGQHAFNKVDTWQMQNAQNPSKPIAQRLAESKWIPLRHLSDEEYRGILSEKLLSIEAEIALLDEKIEQLEQSEQSRPASTGSRGA; this is encoded by the exons ATGAGCGGTCAGAATGGTCACGATGCCAGTGTTGAGGCCAGCTCACTGCTGTCAGCGGCCAAAGTGGGTGCTTTAAGTG GCACCGCGGGTTTGCTCTATGGCGGAGTGGCCGGGGTGATTCGGTCGCCCAATCCAGTGGTGCACTCGATCTCCTGTGGCATCCACTGGTTTGCAGGTGGTTCGAGCTTCTGGT GGCTGCGGAGCAATTTCATCAAGCTTCATTTCAAGGATGAACCGTCCCCGACTGAACGGGCCTATGTCAGTGCTCTCTCTGGAGGCATTGCGGGTGGGGGTGTCACCCGGCTCATGG GAGGCCGACTGATGCCTGGGGCCATTATTTTCTCACTGCTTGGCTACTGTGGCCAGCACGCATTTAACAAGGTCGATACCTGGCAGATGCAAAATGCCCAGAACCCGTCCAAACCCATTGCGCAGCGGCTGGCTGAATCCAAATGGATTCCGCTGCGGCATTTGTCCGATGAGGAGTATCGCGGCATTCTGAGCGAGAAGCTGCTGAGCATCGAGGCGGAGATAGCCCTCCTAGACGAGAAGATTGAGCAGCTGGAGCAATCGGAGCAATCCAGACCCGCCTCGACCGGTTCGCGAGGTGCATGA
- a CDS encoding uncharacterized protein (ID:PFLUO_007561-T1.cds;~source:funannotate), protein MSIGTFLADESLGSWADEMEDMPLPERGGYAVREPLPLPTQPPYTVHVGNLSFDATEADISDLFAECGVTSVRVVEDKLTKAPKGFGYVEFETIDGLKKALDLSGSTLQGRAIRTSIAEPPKDARPEGRDLDWSRRGPLPELPQRRVPERSSFGRNMDAASDAGSDRGGRRSNFESDGKPRDFGNWERKGPLSPSAAPPREGGRPSSNDGPGSGFRRGSPAWGEGRSQEGSRPPRPERAERTPTAADMDNQWRARMRPDQAKEASNPESPTAAPAAPAAPATRPRLNLQKRTVSDAVSSPPAAAAAAAGDSKASPFGAARPIDTAAREKQVEEKRQLAIRQKKEADDKAKAEKAEKARIAKEQGKEEKPADSNKDAVDTPQGGKNFEILRRAGGDDAGMTADQEAEESSAAPAEAPKEPAANGKWRDAAPTEEAATDDGWSTVSAKPRNPRRGQAGRGVA, encoded by the exons atgTCCATTGGGAccttcttggccgacgagA GCCTCGGCTCTTGGGctgatgagatggaggatatGCCCCTTCCAG AGCGCGGTGGATATGCCGTCAGGGAGCCGCTCCCTCTGCCCACTCAGCCTCCGTACACGGTCCACGTTGGAAACCTTTCCTTTGATGCGACCGAGGCCGATATCTCCGACCTTTTCGCCGAATGTGGCGTGACGAGCGTCCGGGTTGTGGAGGACAAGTTGACCAAAGCCCCCAAGGGCTTCGGATATGTGGAGTTTGAAACCATCGACGGACTGAAGAAGGCCCTGGATTTGTCTGGCTCGACTCTCCAAGGCCGTGCGATCCGCACCAGCATCGCTGAACCCC CCAAGGATGCCCGGCCCGAGGGGAGGGACCTGGACTGGTCTCGCCGTGGCCCTCTGCCTGAACTGCCGCAGCGCCGGGTGCCTGAACGGTCGAGCTTTGGGCGCAACATGGACGCCGCTTCCGACGCTGGCAGCGACCGCGGTGGCCGTCGCAGCAACTTCGAGTCTGATGGCAAGCCCCGCGATTTCGGCAACTGGGAGCGCAAGGGTCCGCTTTCGCCCTCCGCTGCCCCCCCTCGCGAAGGTGgccgccccagcagcaacgaTGGACCTGGCTCTGGTTTCCGGAGAGGCTCGCCTGCGTGGGGTGAGGGACGTTCGCAGGAGGGTTCGCGACCCCCGCGCCCCGAACGGGCCGAGCGGACGCCAACTGCTGCTGATATGGACAACCAATGGCGCGCCAGAATGCGCCCTGACCAGGCTAAGGAGGCCAGCAACCCCGAGTCTCCCACCGCCGCCCCTGCGGCTCCTGCGGCGCCCGCGACACGGCCGAGGCTGAACCTGCAGAAGCGTACCGTCTCTGACGCCGTGTCCAGCCCTcccgcggctgctgctgctgctgctggcgacTCCAAGGCCAGCCCCTTCGGTGCAGCCCGCCCCATCGATACCGCTGCCCGTGAAAAGcaggtggaggagaagcgccaACTTGCCATCCGCCaaaagaaggaggccgatgacaaggccaaggctgagaaggccgagaaggcccgGATTGCCAAGGAAcagggcaaggaagagaagcccGCGGACTCCAACAAAGATGCTGTCGATACCCCTCAGGGTGGAAAGAACTTCGAGATCCTCCGGCGGGCCGGCGGGGACGACGCTGGCATGACTGCCGACCAGGAAGCGGAGGAGTCGTCCGCTGCTCCGGCTGAGGCGCCCAAGGAGCCCGCTGCCAACGGCAAATGGCGAGATGCGGCCCCGACCGAGGAGGCTGCTacggatgatggatggagcACCGTGAGCGCGAAGCCGCGCAACCCCCGTCGCGGGCAGGCTGGGCGTGGAGTCGCATAG
- a CDS encoding uncharacterized protein (ID:PFLUO_007559-T1.cds;~source:funannotate): MTPLINPTSILVGFLLLYLSSFFVFAIVRIATGISIQRVGYFSLRRIAYTPREGLHIEIRGLGFSLHPPSFAQPTWISIRLTDLKVTLDPASLRKGKGEPSRDILESPDPGSPSEEDAPPDPPPRRSKTWQTLTRIKERLKRLHRQINWLALVDLNAVNSTVHFVDAGQIQVGSLTLTVDTRSKMVERGKLFRRKKDMSQEQRPAEWIMNVQNILLVVDGREPTEVLDNVGVNLHGLLYKDLEGLRDASVALKIGRMHIPYYDLQMLIQRIKSSQSSFKDSVHPETDDEISFADFVEELDKPGSRDDAIVQTVADSREFASSLLRGIQEFQVALSFFRFSWGLQSLSADQNPVYLNVVSHELGIDLNRMDQKSPEHRMYFQRNDVAHQALLAAISLSVSLDDGSGETDNILYIPMATTTIKTTLPSKTVSAFDDENPEERNTNVFFANLVVTSPSLDLQTQHVSRLLKVVQARASSPRRKKQSNHHLISRLLPKASIKLSVHEPVIRFVLPIEKKPGEPSDYNLLISSISSISLDIESSHSSEGGAHYSLSSVYRVTSHKFYYQTPTGVKHNLLTTEGLELKAHLDASPEVCVIASGNLNECSVHMINGDVNRGIREVLEQFRTHLQPQKKVQVQERKASPLRQVPPWLLQFQFEATGFSLEIAGVDTTVSKIARGVSLQMQSWTAEYKAQKTEPTTSSLTRRRTASHSTIGEESPFRFTPTSPPKHAQRGATDGRRVALHVRGFDGFVIESEDYLEPEPFFSLPRFEIALSTLSDRLGPVLHVNSVFKGIYLQYSLYRFYCLGVATSVIQDVFSPLPPHHAGTPEKKTQNSATSPLPPPPPSSPFASKNEFITADVRVTVFQLKAFLPNDPAMMLQVYGLAGTSQRLGTPHLKASLVRLHAEAPKIKGVWARIGSMNNVRLHFRKKKLKHGKELVEENSIDLWADFIRLGVPHHMVMHRIFDNLINTSKAFKQLHHRFKNRCREFVSERAPEGPKKVPRVSLRSKALLFELEDDAFEWKLGCIYRIGLLEQGQRLAREEAFYLKAHKVKESDNRRGTSRLRAKSSHRTLRSDRTSQETRRSRSADTRPRQDDPDRGRGCKFRYDAGGATCLSSDQKISTDAAWNRLQQHNAQVWKEKIDAALKFQGTSIKQVRELFSGADEPPEDVTETETILSIPNRPGLMSTLISDVNLVVDRPSFPLDDYPAFLHRIGKGMPMSMQYGLLIPMSLNLEMGEARVNLRDYPLDLLHIPALRPGQSPRLPSWSLRTNFVIAEEWRGHESARQVQVELVPASELPDGTVTDPYTISVWRSVTPVKTYSDPVFEINTSLPTSISWGCSYQPVIQDMMKIIEGFTKPEIDPSERVGFWDKIRLSFHSRIKVLWKGDGDVHLRLKGSRDPYVVTGFGSGFVMCWRRDVKWEIYPNDDPMEFMSVTSGEYVLAIPDYSAEARLATEATTEDLETSSQSSEQKNAAHFKKVIMKLSGDVKWATGLVFERDVDNDMRSFSFRPHYDVVLKNPKYVDSSEHPNYDAFRGFRSDHIHLSVAVIAPQSRNWSVDDVQPSTSYNTVHLTPRFFTHFFSWWSLFSGVMSLPVRQGPLFPGPTKSSKKFNRHLSTVKYKLLLAPLFVAHIYKHKDREDYAESAVTATGLKVRLDSLKLDIHQRREQIKTQARGRSKQTKTSAMRINQAQIDLQSADFRAVSASIQGTTPDDIEQNRDDIISSFQQPVASVDLSRFTIPDQNLDWIDMDDFVEPDWILPQESNPRTQILPLAFTPRFTYFRQTDFGEVGPEESGYSTFGYEPTHECVMSETNDPRRVQIELIKDRLATVEAQIRNYDRTIGEQELKLMKEVDQGADELKRQHELYVRQSEQLTRRRRFLTHSLQRLERYLARDERTPQRNKSGNGVAPSNASSRTGLDTESTVDGKSGIDGKSGIDGLYSSANDEFSSDFKNRFMIHNVQLKWNNSLRNIILRYSHQVSQRRGFVYYMSRRAVKFILDIVEEQNRSKRKNPKMSKTRTRSDNEDENVDERIEQLLNDAKRYVNVEDSDPPESTSASPPQSDDSSDNIAPEFTPQNSYHLRLIAPQIQLMSEKNQKSVLLVAAKGMQLKVVSIMDKERVWDDVSGLVQRRFSLEMDGAQFFVATQKNLMAHLHFYAGNKYGNSPGSAWPPWLTLEAMFDFELSPFGFSRIVQKTSATLRYDKYNDLRLKYNDEVAKGHTGPHHETRETRMDQISVDFPHFRAICDSAEYYSMYIIALDLMLYSEPLEKVRNERLEKIMLTSDFSDLRGAPEMVFKLQARIRQLEEIKEHFQINAKFLDKRGWEDRLGLERDLSHCEDELFFMMKAITTSQKRMEPSSSKVNGVLRWSISAAEVVWHLMKEASAPLVEFQLRNAQYERTDNTDGSNHNLVAVERLVGLNLLPNAIYPQIIAPYLDQPRPLDDHMLRVKWHKLEAVAGIPVVDNFEVGLFPVKIQLERELGQRVFEYIFPNMGSSANGGFSPFTIKNMKPLDDEDDDDEGSDTAGMTQPPGADEDSTSTFTEDLQGMPKGPGAIELRLQPTLSLSDEPHLRRRSGQFKGLAMTPIHKDKGEKNKPPASAGNLSKKKSADSIRMLTKQATDKSLSSQVSEENRKKFGLSRTSSSKKDKSKEPTDDLSQMISRASQYMTLSRVKVHDVVLCVSYKGKGEHNIEDIHDFVFRLPVLEYGNKTWSNLDLALRLKKDVVKALISHTPAILGNKFSHHRPSKQQQKRFREMASSSQLLHSSNNIVNSESSRSQTPGQTSSVDSNSEYSVSSSRKSTQSNPSPLARSVSLGSEARDVTPNDEDSILVDSPDETDVDVDSRWEASRRFVNVSGRPMTSSGASTTSDGTRGTEQDDSNKKTIRNLGRRLMSRK; this comes from the exons ATGACTCCTCTCATCAATCCGACCTCCATCCTCGTGGGCTTCCTGCTCTTGTACCTCTCatccttcttcgtcttcgccatTGTTCGGATCGCAACGGGAATCTCCATCCAGCGCGTCGGCTACTTTTCACTCCGGCGAATCGCTTACACACCGAGAGAGGGGCTTCACATCGAAATCCGCGGGCTTGGGTTTTCCTTGCACCCCCCGTCCTTCGCACAGCCAACATGGATCAGCATTCGATTGACGGACCTGAAGGTCACCCTGGACCCGGCGTCCCTGCGCAAGGGCAAGGGGGAACCGTCGCGCGATATCCTGGAATCCCCGGACCCCGGCAGTCCATCTGAAGAGGACGCACCGCCCGACCCTCCCCCCCGTCGCAGCAAAACATGGCAAACCCTCACGCGCATCAAGGAGCGCCTGAAGCGCTTGCACCGACAGATCAACTGGCTGGCTCTGGTCGACCTGAACGCGGTCAACTCCACGGTGCATTTCGTCGATGCAGGACAAATTCAGGTGGGATCGCTCACCCTGACGGTGGATACCCGGAGTAAGATGGTGGAACGGGGCAAGCTCTTCCGTCGCAAGAAGGACATGTCGCAGGAACAACGCCCGGCGGAATGGATTATGAATGTTCAGAATAtcctgctggtggtggacggccGAGAACCGACGGAGGTCCTGGACAATGTGGGCGTGAATCTCCATGGACTGCTCTACAAGGACTTGGAGGGACTGAGAGATGCGTCCGTGGCCCTGAAAATCGGACGCATGCATATCCCCTACTACGATCTGCAGATgctcatccagcgcatcaaAAGCTCTCAATCGTCTTTCAAAGATTCAGTGCACCCGGAGACGGACGACGAGATCTCTTTCGCCGACTTTGTGGAAGAACTGGACAAACCCGGGAGTCGAGACGACGCCATTGTGCAGACGGTAGCAGACTCTAGGGAGTTTGCGAGCTCTTTACTGCGTGGTATACAGGAGTTCCAGGTAGCGCTGAGCTTCTTTCGATTCTCCTGGGGTCTACAGTCTCTTTCTGCCGACCAGAACCCAGTCTATCTGAACGTGGTATCCCATGAACTCGGGATTGACCTGAATCGGATGGACCAGAAGAGCCCAGAGCACCGCATGTACTTCCAGCGCAACGACGTGGCCCACCAAGCCCTGCTGGCTGCGATCTCCCTGTCGGTGAGCCTGGATGACGGCTCGGGGGAAACGGACAACATCCTATACATCCCCATGGCTACGACGACCATCAAAACCACGTTGCCGTCCAAGACGGTGAGCGCTTTTGACGACGAGAACCCCGAGGAACGCAACACCAACGTCTTTTTCGCCAATTTGGTTGTCACTTCTCCATCCCTCGACTTGCAGACCCAGCACGTCTCTCGGCTCCTCAAGGTGGTGCAGGCACGAGCTTCCTCTCCTCGCCGCAAGAAGCAGAGTAACCACCACTTGATATCTCGATTGCTTCCAAAGGCAAGCATCAAGCTCTCCGTTCATGAGCCTGTGATCCGATTTGTCTTGCCCATCGAGAAAAAGCCCGGTGAACCTAGTGACTACAATCTCCtcatttcctccatctcctcgatctcacTGGACATTGaatcctcccactcctccgAGGGCGGCGCTCACTACTCTCTGTCGTCAGTGTACCGAGTCACATCTCACAAGTTCTATTACCAGACCCCAACCGGCGTCAAGCATAACCTTTTGACAACAGAAGGCCTGGAGCTCAAGGCTCACTTGGATGCATCCCCCGAAGTCTGTGTCATTGCGTCTGGCAATCTGAATGAGTGCTCCGTGCACATGATCAACGGCGACGTCAATCGCGGGATCCGAGAAGTGCTCGAACAATTCCGGACTCACCTGCAACCACAGAAGAAGGTCCAGGTGCAGGAGCGAAAGGCGAGCCCGTTGAGACAAGTCCCGCCATGGCTCCTCCAATTTCAATTTGAAGCCACGGGATTCAGCCTGGAGATTGCCGGTGTCGATACAACCGTATCCAAAATTGCTCGCGGTGTTTCTTTGCAAATGCAGTCATGGACGGCGGAATACAAAGCCCAGAAAACAGAACCCACTACCAGCAGCCTCACCAGGCGACGTACTGCAAGTCACTCAACCATTGGAGAGGAATCGCCATTCCGCTTCACCCCAACGTCGCCACCGAAGCATGCACAGCGCGGCGCTACAGATGGCAGACGAGTGGCGCTCCATGTGCGTGGCTTCGATGGATTCGTCATTGAATCCGAAGACTACTTGGAGCCTGAACCTTTCTTCTCACTTCCCCGATTTGAGATCGCATTGAGCACACTCAGTGATCGACTCGGGCCGGTTTTGCACGTCAACTCTGTTTTCAAGGGTATCTATCTGCAGTACTCCCTCTATCGTTTCTATTGCCTGGGCGTTGCAACTTCCGTGATTCAAGACGTGTTTTCGCCTCTACCACCTCACCATGCGGGTACTCCCGAAAAGAAGACCCAGAACTCTGCTACTTCaccacttccaccacctccaccatcttctccattcGCGTCAAAGAATGAGTTTATTACCGCCGATGTTCGAGTGACAGTCTTCCAACTCAAGGCTTTCCTTCCCAACGATCCTGCCATGATGCTCCAGGTCTATGGATTAGCCGGTACCTCTCAACGCCTTGGGACTCCTCACCTCAAAGCCAGTCTGGTTCGCTTACACGCAGAGGCGCCCAAGATCAAGGGTGTCTGGGCAAGGATCGGCAGTATGAATAATGTCAGACTCCACTtccgcaagaagaagttgaaaCATGGCAAGGAATTGGTCGAGGAGAATTCTATTGACTTATGGGCGGACTTCATCCGGCTCGGCGTTCCTCATCACATGGTGATGCATCGCATTTTCGACAACTTGATCAACACCTCGAAGGCCTTCAAGCAGTTGCATCATCGCTTCAAGAATCGCTGTCGGGAATTTGTGTCAGAGCGAGCACCCGAGGGACCAAAGAAAGTACCGCGAGTGTCATTGCGCAGCAAAGCTCTGCTATTTGAGCTCGAAGATGACGCATTTGAATGGAAGCTGGGCTGCATCTACAGGATAGGTTTGCTTGAGCAGGGCCAACGGTTGGCTCGCGAGGAAGCTTTCTATTTGAAAGCCCACAAAGTGAAGGAGTCAGATAACCGACGCGGTACGTCCCGTTTACGGGCCAAATCGAGTCACCGCACTCTTCGCAGTGACCGAACTAGCCAagagacgagaagaagccgcaGTGCCGATACACGACCAAGACAGGACGACCCAGACCGTGGGCGTGGATGCAAATTCCGCTATGATGCTGGAGGCGCCACTTGCCTTTCTTCCGATCAAAAGATTTCTACCGATGCTGCCTGGAATCGACTGCAACAACACAATGCCCAGGtctggaaggagaagattgaTGCTGCGCTAAAGTTCCAAGGCACCTCGATCAAACAAGTCCGCGAGCTCTTTTCCGGAGCAGACGAGCCGCCCGAAGATGTGACGGAGACGGAAACCATCCTGTCCATTCCGAACAGACCGGGCCTTATGTCCACGTTGATCAGCGACGTGAACCTTGTTGTGGACAGACCTTCTTTCCCGCTCGATGACTACCCTGCGTTCCTCCACCGCATTGGAAAAGGAATGCCCATGTCGATGCAGTATGGCCTGCTTATTCCGATGAGTCTCAACCTGGAAATGGGCGAAGCGCGCGTCAATTTGAGAGACTACCCATTGGACCTACTGCACATTCCGGCTTTACGCCCAGGGCAATCTCCAAGGCTTCCCAGTTGGTCATTACGGACGAACTTTGTGATCGCTGAAGAATGGCGCGGCCATGAATCTGCAAGACAGGTGCAAGTGGAGCTCGTGCCGGCGTCTGAGTTGCCCGATGGAACAGTCACTGATCCGTACACCATCAGTGTCTGGCGATCCGTCACTCCCGTCAAGACCTATTCTGACCCCGTTTTTGAGATCAATACTAGCCTGCCTACGAGTATCTCATGGGGCTGCTCATATCAACCTGTCATTCAAGATatgatgaagatcatcgaggGGTTCACCAAGCCTGAGATCGATCCCTCGGAACGGGTTGGTTTCTGGGACAAGATCCGACTGAGCTTCCATTCTCGGATCAAGGTTCTATGGAAGGGAGACGGTGATGTCCACCTTCGCCTTAAAGGTTCTCGCGACCCATATGTGGTAACGGGCTTTGGAAGCGGTTTTGTTATGTGTTGGCGAAGGGACGTCAAGTGGGAAATCTACCCAAACGATGATCCCATGGAGTTCATGAGTGTGACTAGTGGCGAATATGTGCTGGCTATTCCCGATTATAGCGCCGAAGCACGATTGGCTACCGAGGCGACCACCGAAGACTTGGAAACCAGTTCTCAGTCCAGTGAACAGAAGAATGCGGCTCACTTCAAGAAAGTCATCATGAAGCTGTCCGGTGATGTCAAATGGGCCACCGGATTGGTTTTTGAACGCGATGTCGACAACGATATGCGGTCATTTTCGTTCAGACCGCACTATGATGTCGTCCTCAAGAATCCTAAATACGTCGACTCGTCAGAACATCCGAACTACGATGCTTTCCGTGGGTTCCGCAGCGATCATATTCATCTGTCTGTCGCGGTCATTGCACCCCAGAGCCGAAACTGGTCTGTCGACGATGTTCAGCCATCTACAAGCTACAACACCGTTCACTTGACTCCACGCTTTTTCACCCATTTCTTCTCTTGGTGGTCTCTCTTCTCAGGTGTCATGTCTCTCCCTGTTCGCCAGGGACCGCTGTTTCCGGGACCCACGAAGTCCAGCAAGAAGTTCAACCGCCACCTTTCGACGGTTAAGTAcaaacttcttcttgcgccTCTGTTCGTCGCACATATCTACAAACACAAAGACCGTGAGGACTATGCCGAGAGTGCTGTGACCGCCACAGGATTGAAGGTCCGCCTTGATAGTCTGAAGCTTGACATCCACCAAAGACGAGAGCAGATCAAGACCCAGGCCCGTGGCCGCTCGAAACAGACCAAGACAAGCGCCATGCGGATCAACCAAGCTCAAATTGACCTACAGTCCGCCGATTTCCGGGCTGTCTCAGCCAGCATCCAGGGTACAACCcctgatgatattgagcaGAATCGGGATGATATCAtttcctccttccagcaACCAGTGGCCTCTGTTGATCTGTCTCGATTCACAATCCCCGATCAGAACTTGGACTGGATTGACATGGATGACTTTGTCGAGCCCGACTGGATTCTTCCGCAAGAGTCCAATCCTCGCACGCAGATCTTGCCGCTGGCCTTCACTCCGCGGTTCACCTACTTCCGTCAGACTGATTTTGGCGAAGTCGGCCCTGAAGAGAGCGGCTATAGTACCTTTGGGTATGAACCGACTCACGAATGTGTCATGTCCGAGACCAACGATCCCCGTCGCGTCCAAATCGAGTTGATTAAAGATCGTCTTGCGACCGTTGAAGCACAGATACGGAACTACGATCGGACGATTGGCGAACAGGAACTAAAGTTGATGAAAGAAGTGGATCAGGGCGCTGACGAGTTGAAGCGTCAGCATGAGCTCTATGTGCGCCAGTCGGAGCAGCTTACGAGACGACGTAGGTTCTTGACTCATAGCCTGCAACGTCTCGAACGATATCTTGCGCGAGATGAACGAACACCTCAAAGGAACAAGTCAGGCAACGGTGTGGCTCCTAGCAACGCGTCCTCCCGGACTGGACTGGACACGGAATCTACTGTCGACGGTAAATCCGGCATCGATGGCAAATCCGGTATCGATGGGCTTTACTCCTCAGCCAATGATGAGTTCTCGAGCGACTTCAAGAATCGCTTCATGATACACAATGTGCAGCTGAAATGGAACAATTCACTCCGAAACATCATTCTCCGCTACAGCCATCAAGTCAGCCAGCGGCGGGGGTTTGTTTATTACATGTCTCGACGAGCCGTTAAGTTCATCCTTGATATCGTGGAGGAGCAGAACAGGAGCAAGCGGAAGAATCCTAAGATGTCCAAGACACGCACGCGAAGCGACAATGAGGACGAAAACGTGGATGAGCGCATTGAACAATTGCTGAACGATGCAAAGCGCTATGTCAATGTTGAAGACAGTGACCCGCCTGAGTCGACCAGTGCATCACCACCGCAGTCGGATGACTCGAGCGATAATATCGCACCAGAGTTTACGCCTCAGAACAGCTACCACCTGCGGCTCATTGCGCCTCAGATCCAGCTTATGAGCGAGAAGAATCAAAAGTCAGTCTTGCTTGTGGCCGCCAAAGGCATGCAGCTCAAGGTTGTGTCGATCATGGACAAGGAGCGTGTCTGGGATGATGTTAGCGGTTTGGTGCAACGACGCTTCTCCCTCGAGATGGATGGTGCCCAGTTCTTCGTTGCGACGCAGAAGAACCTGATGGCGCACTTGCATTTCTATGCGGGCAACAAATACGGCAACTCGCCAGGCTCTGCGTGGCCGCCCTGGTTGACTCTAGAGGCTATGTTTGACTTTGAGCTCAGTCCTTTTGGCTTTTCTCGGATCGTGCAGAAAACATCCGCCACCCTGCGCTACGACAAGTACAACGATCTTCGTCTTAAGTATAACGACGAGGTCGCCAAAGGTCACACAGGACCTCATCACGAAACCCGTGAGACTCGCATGGATCAGATTAGTGTCGATTTCCCTCATTTCCGCGCCATTTGTGATTCTGCAGAGTACTACTCCATGTACATCATCGCGTTGGATCTCATGCTCTACAGCGAACCGCTCGAGAAAGTCCGCAACGAACGGCTGGAAAAGATCATGCTCACGTCCGACTTTAGCGACCTACGCGGCGCTCCTGAGATGGTCTTCAAGCTGCAGGCACGTATCCGGCAAttggaagagatcaaggagcaTTTCCAGATCAACGCCAAGTTCCTCGATAAACGCGGCTGGGAGGACCGGCTGGGACTTGAACGGGACCTGTCTCACTGCGAGGACGAGCTGTTCTTTATGATGAAGGCGATCACCACATCCCAGAAACGGATGGAGCCGAGCTCGTCAAAGGTGAACGGCGTTTTGCGCTGGAGCATCTCCGCGGCTGAGGTGGTTTGGCACTTGATGAAGGAAGCATCTGCGCCATTGGTTGAATTCCAGCTGCGCAACGCCCAGTACGAACGCACCGATAATACCGACGGTTCCAACCACAACCTAGTGGCTGTGGAACGTTTGGTTGGTCTGAATCTGTTGCCAAACGCCATTTACCCGCAGATTATCGCACCGTATCTCGACCAGCCGCGCCCCTTGGATGACCATATGCTTCGGGTGAAATGGCACAAGCTGGAGGCCGTCGCTGGAATCCCCGTGGTGGACAATTTCGAAGTGGGTTTGTTCCCGGTCAAGATCCAGCTCGAGCGCGAGCTTGGCCAGCGGGTGTTCGAATACATCTTCCCCAATATGGGGTCCAGTGCGAATGGCGGTTTCTCGCCCTTCACGATTAAGAACATGAAACCgcttgatgacgaggacgatgacgatgaaggTTCCGATACTGCTGGGATGACCCAACCCCCTGGCGCTGACGAAGACAGCACGTCCACGTTCACGGAGGATCTGCAGGGCATGCCTAAGGGACCTGGTGCTATTGAACTGCGGCTCCAACCCACTCTGTCTCTGTCGGACGAACCCCATCTCAGACGACGCTCTGGACAATTTAAGGGTCTGGCGATGACACCCATCCACAAGGACAAaggcgagaagaacaagcctCCTGCAAGCGCCGGCAATCTGTCTAAGAAGAAATCCGCGGATAGCATTCGCATGTTGACGAAGCAAGCCACCGACAAATCCCTCTCGAGCCAGGTAAGCGAAgagaacaggaagaaattCGGCCTGAGCCgcacctcgtcctccaagAAAGACAAATCCAAAGAACCCACCGACGACCTGTCGCAGATGATCTCTCGAGCCTCGCAATACATGACCCTGTCACGGGTGAAGGTACACGACGTGGTTCTCTGCGTGAGTTACAAGGGCAAAGGCGAACACAACATCGAAGATATCCACGACTTCGTCTTCCGACTGCCCGTGCTCGAGTACGGCAACAAGACATGGTCGAACCTGGACCTCGCGCTGCGTCTGAAGAAGGATGTCGTCAAGGCTCTCATCTCGCACACGCCCGCCATCCTTGGCAACAAGTTCTCGCATCACCGCCCGTCCAAACAGCAACAGAAACGCTTCCGCGAAATGGCCTCGTCGTCTCAGCTTCTGCATAGCTCGAATAATATCGTGAATTCAGAGAGCAGCCGCAGCCAAACACCAGGCCAGACGAGCAGCGTCGACTCTAATAGCGAGTACTCTGTTTCCTCATCGCGCAAGTCAACACAGTCGAACCCGTCGCCGCTGGCTCGTTCCGTTTCTCTTGGTTCGGAAGCTCGTGATGTGACCCCGAATGACGAGGACAGCATTTTGGTTGATTCTCCTGATGAAACGGATGTCGATGTAGATTCTCGCTGGGAGGCATCTCGCCGCTTTGTCAATGTTTCAGGCCGACCTATGACCTCGAGCGGGGCGAGCACAACCTCCGATGGCACCCGTGGGACAGAGCAGGATGATAG TAACAAAAAGACTATCCGCAATCTTGGCCGCAGGTTGATGTCTCGCAAGTGA